The sequence AAAACAAGCCTCCCCCCAAAGGACTTCGCTGTGCAGAGAACGAGATCACCAGGGCAAACACGGTGGCTGGAAACCCTCCCACCCGAGGGCCGAACCTATTAATTATGAGGTTTGAGAAAAAAACGCTGAAATTCCTACACCGGGAGTTGGGATACCTCAACTGGGGCTTGTGGGTTGTGTCTTTCTGTGCCATGCCAACCTCCATCCCCCTTGGACCCAGCCAAGCCGGGCTGCACGTGTCCCCAGCAGGTGACAGTACAAAAAGCCCTGCTATCTGCCCTGTCCTAGCGATGGGAGGCTGCCTTAATTGCTTCCCCGGGCTTCTGCATCCTGCCGGGAGCCTGCACCACTCGCTCCTGCGGGCAGGAAGCCCACCAGGGCTCGTGCAGTGCTCCAGCGGGTCGCTGCTGTTGCGGTGACTTTATCGCTCGGTGGCCATTTCCCAGCTGAGGAGAACGGCAAACACGACACAACCTGACACCGTTGTGCAACAGCAACACAGTGTTGTTCTAACGTGGTTTGTTACCCAGCCAGAGGTGCAAATTTGAGCCTTGCCAAAGAACTGCCTTCATTTACAGGTGGGCAGCAGGCCACCCCGTATGGAAAATACCCCCCATACACCTGCATCGGCCCAAGACAGCGTTGAGTGGCTTTGATCCTGCAAAGGCGCAGCCCACAGAAGCCCTGCTCCCAGTGGCTCAGACACAAAGCTGCCCACGTTTTCCTAAGCCATCACAGACGGGAAGGGGCCCACCTGAtgctctccctccatccctgcaTCGCAGCCCTGCTGCATCACCCATCGCAACCACGGGGAACACGGAGCtcctcacctcagaccctctGGAGCTTGGGTTTGGCTGGTTTTGTCAGCTTTAACCtaggagctgctgctgaattATTCTTACGAACAGTGTCTGCGTTTCCCTCGGGAAGCGTTCCCCGTGGACCCACATTGATCAAAACCAAAGCGTGTTTAATTGAAGCCAGAATCGCAGGCGCATGCGCTCTCACACAGCCGCCGATGGACACACACGCACACCAACGGCGGCTCTTGCCGACTCGCTGCTTCGTAGCAAAAGTGGGTGAACTACATAGGgattaaagcattaaaaaaaaaaagaaagaaaaacacagaaagaatacGATGCTTGAAAGCACTGTATCCCTGGAGAGATTAGAGTAGCTGCCTGGAGATAAAGTAATGATGGAAAGATCTTCCTCGCAGAGATTCTGCTCCTAATTATCTCctctgaaaaaaggaaaaaaaaaaaaaagagagagaaaaaggatgaTCTCCCAGCTTTTATCTCTCTCTTCACAATTTTAGTGCTGTGCCTGCCTTGTTGCGAGAGGCCACTGCCTgtagaaaaggggaaggaggcagaacCGGCACCAACCCCACAAATGGGACTGCGGCGGTAAAAGCGAAGGGAACGGGAGGCAGCATTTGCTTCCTGACAGTGGCAGCGGTGAAGGCAGACGGGAAGACAAACGATCACTGCAGCATTGTCCTCCCAGCACCGGCCACTGCAACGACAGCCCCAGGCTCTGCTCGGatctgtggggacaggggtgAACAGGGCAGCCAGCCGCCCTGCAGCTGTAGGGGCGAGCCTGGAGATCGGGGTGAGGGGAGAGCAGAACGCccagcttcttcctcctcctcttttttctgtctcagagAAAATCGATCGCTTCTTTCGGCAGCCAGCGGCGAGGACATTTCAAACACACGCCAGCCAGAGGTCTTGACGAACACGAGCTGTCCTCCATGACCAGAAGGCGCCCTGATGGAAACCCACACGTCGTGCCCGGCAGCCCAGGAATAGCAGCCTTTTCCCCGGTGCTATCCAGGAGCTTGATTCTTCTTCACCCGTTAATTTCAGACTAATTTGCCTGGATTAATTTCCGACTAATAGCACCACAGACCCCCAAGGTCTGCTGGCAGGACCCGAGCCCACCTCACCTCTCCAGACCCCAGGGccagcttctcctccctcccagctgcagaaaggCAATGACACAGCTGGCTGCCTCtccacacgcacacacacacacacacgtaccACCATTTATTGCTGCTAATTAAAACACAAGGCGcttgtttatttatataaataatttgcTAATTAAAAGGCGTTTATCGATACAAATATCTTTATTTGGAGTTCAGAACCGCTCCCCGCGGCGGCTTTAGGCCAACGAGACGTTGCCCCTCCAGGCTCAGAGcccagcccccgcagccctgcccagcacaCGGCGAGGCCTTAACGAGGCCGGCCCTAATGAGCCTGCCCCAATTAAccccagcagggccccccccagcgccccgcgGCCACCCCTCCGCCAATAGGACGAGGCGGCCCGGCGCTCCCAGCCAATGGGCGGCGCGGAGGCGGGACTTCCGGCGGCGGTTGCTAAGACAGCCGGGGCACTTCCTTAGCAACCGCCGCGGGCCGCGCAGGTGAGGCCGCgaccggggccgggccgcgctcccctcccggccccttccccgccccggggcctgcccggcccccgcctctcggggctgcggggccccgtccagccccgtccccccccccaggctcgcCTCGTGGCGGCTGCCTCGCTGCGGGGAGCGGTTGCTGGCCGCCGTGGGGTCGGGTGTGTGGGGCTGTTTCCCTCATCCCGCACGGGAGGGCGGTGGTGAAGGGCTCCGAGTGCGGGCCGTGCGGTGCTGGGCCCAGGTAGAGGCCGGCTGGTGAGCGGGCACACAGCAGCGGGCCAGCGTTTTCCAATATCCAAGCCCCCAGCTCGGCAAACATTCGTGAATCGCATGAATAACTACCCCAAAACAGATCAGGGTATTTCTGTATGCTTATATACACTAATCCTCTTCCTAAACTTCCCTTACGCTTTGCTCGTGGTGCACCGTTTCAAGCCCTCGCAGACAATAGTGTCCTCTTGGCATTAAATGACAAGGGTTGACATGCTCATCGCTTGTTGGGAGCAGTGCCCCGGCTTGGCTCGTCCCTCAAGCTCCGTTGGTGCTTCTGGGAAGTGCTGTGCTGTTGAAGGCTCGTTTATGGAAAGCGTTATGTTTTAAACGATTGTTTGCGTTAATGTGCTGCGAGAACTAAGTGCACAGCATGTGAAAAGGTGCTGAAATACAGTAAGTAACTGTGAAGGCAGGAGCAGCATTCTCGTAAGGGTTTCATTAGCTTTCCGTTTTAATTCAAAGCTGTCttcttgtctttcatttttaagcagTGTCCTCCGGGCTGAgtttttccctgctgctggtCCATTTTTGTCCTCAGAGCTGCGTTCCTCCGAGTTGCCTGCGCTGCAGCACCTTGCTGAGCTCCAGCCCGGCCCTCCGTCCCTTCCTGCGGTCCGTGGGGAAGGACCATGGCCGacactggggaggggaagaaggaggaagcTGATTATAAAAGACTTCACAGCTTTCCGCTGATTAGGGTAAGAAGAAGGGTGGATTGTGTGCCCACCGGTGTTGCAGGTGTGAAATTCTGCCTTCGTTCTCACCAACCTTCCAGAGCAGAATTTCTCCCACTGACAAGCTGCTGGGAGTGCACGCTAACAGTTCTGGGTTGGGATCTCAGTCATCGCCGCTGCTTCCTGCCTGCCCTTGACCTCTGTTGAGGAGATCTGTTAGCACCCTTGTTCCCCTGTCAGCTGCGGGCAAAGTGATCCATCTATTGGGCTGAACGTGCTGCCTTTGGAGCCCCCTCCCGTGTTCAGGACACTAAGTACAGCTTTTTTTCTAATGGAGCTGAAGTAAAAGATCTTGCCAGCCAGCCAGATAGCAGAAAAGGAGGCAAAGGCTATGTCACTTAGACTTTGTTATGCTTACAGCAATCATTAAGGACGGCAGTAGGAGCAGTGCTAACATTCTTGCCCTTCATCTCCTAACAAGAAAACTGTCAAACATATTTAGCTCCTCCTCTAAGCTGTGCTTACTTAATGCTAGCCTTAATGTAGGTAGAGAACAATTCTGCATGGACTGAGACAAAGGAAAGAGCAGACAAGTTATAAGTAAGCCGTCTTCATATCTGCCATTCTCTGAAATGGTGGAAATGACAAGCTTCTGTTGCTGGTGGTGCTCCCCTGCTTGAAGCAAACATCACAAGGAGCAGCTGCCTCttgcccctgcccagcagcctgAGCCCCAGCGACAGCATGGGCAGCATAGAGGCCACTTACTGTTGTCTTGTGTCTAGCTTTTGTTGTTCTGCTTAATTTGGCTTGCTTGCTCTTTGCAGCACACGGACATGCCGGAGGAGATGCGCGTAGAGGCCATGGAGCTGTGTGTCACGGCGTGTGAGAAGTACGCCACCAACAACGAGGTACCGGCCAAGGCCCAGTCAGGACGGCCTTCCGTTGCTGCAGCTCGGGGAATCTGCGGGATTGGGGCTGGGGCTGTAGGGCAGAGTGGAGTCAGACACTGACAGCCTGTCAGTTCAGGAACATTACTCTGTTCCTCTACCGAGCAAGGGCAGAAAGAGGCAGCTTGGCTAGATCTCAGATCTGGTTGCCTTTGTCAGCAGGACCTGTAATAGCGCTTTGCTTTCATGCAGGAAGCAGAGATGAGTCACGTAGCGATGCTGTCTCACAAACCTTACCGTCCTCCTGATCCTGCCTTGCCTATGACGTGCTTCCACTCACTCTGTTCCTAAGATGTTCTCTGTCCTCAGGGCTTGTTTCAGAACTGTGTGGGGAGGGCCCTTCCCAAAACGCAGGTTCGTTCTTCAGCGTCGAGCAAAACCTTCCCCACCAGAGCGGGCAGGAAGCTCTTACTTTGGGGGTGAGCAAATGCAGGTCTCTGAACCTTTAGGTACAGTCTGCTTAGACTTCCCTCTCAGCTTTCATCCTCTGGAATGAAATTACTGAGAGCGTGTAAATGGGGGGTGCCTTTAGCTTTGAGAACTAAAGACCATAACTTATGCATCCATCTTTCAAAAGATGAACGAAAGCACACCTTGCTCCCCGGGCAGGGTACAGACTGCTTGTTGCCGAAGGGATTTTGTGCTGGAGCAAGGCAAAGCTACAGAGCAGGAGATCCgttctgtcccctcctgcccGAGACACTGCGCAGCACTGCAAaatcttcctctctccttttcgAGACCAAGCAGGGTGTGATCTCAGAGAAGCAAGCCTTTTGAAAGTCAGCCTAGTTTCAGTGTTTTGGTAATTAGcttgaaggggggggggtggggggggggggaagaaaaaaaggactccTGTAAAAATAGCCGCAGCTTAGTGACCTGAATCTCCTCTCGCGCTCGCTGCACCCAGTGTAACTCCGCCACCATCTAAAAAAGAACTCTTGCTTCAGACTGTGTGAACAGGAGCCGGAGTGGCTGCTAGATGCAGTTCCTTAATTTCTCCGAGCTGCTGCGTTGGAGGCTGCTGAAAGCACAGTAACCTCCTTTCCCCCTCGGCACAGCCCTGGGGTGCTTCGAGCGCCCTCAGCGCAGCTGCTCTACCTGCTGCCTGTGGCTTGAGGACCCTGTTAAAGGGAGGGGAAGCGCAGGGGGTTGTCCGCACAGAAACTCACTGCTTGCTCTGCCTCACCTCCTTAATGTTTGTCAGAGTGCTGCCAAGATGATCAAAGAGATGATGGACAAGAAGTTTGGCTCCTCCTGGCACGTGGTGATCGGGGAAGGCTTTGGCTTCGAGATCACGCACGAGGTGAAGAACCTGCTGTACATGTTCTTCGGTGGCAGCCTGGCTGTGTGTGTCTGGAAGTGCTCCTGACGTCTGGCCAGCTCCCAGACCCGCTGCGTGCAAGagatttcttcctcctcttcgcAGGTTTCGTACGACCTGGAGGCggggctttatttttaatagttaaaaCGtcgagagattttttttcataccgATGTAACAGTTCCATGGGATACGTATAGTTGGTACATATGTGTATAAACTTGCCTCTCCTTCCTCGCTCGTGGGATTTCTCATCTGCCTGTGGCTCTTTCTGTGGCACTCGAGCCCAGGAGGCGGTGGATAGGTAAATCTCACGACACGCCGCGAAGCCACGCAGCAGCGCTGGGAGGGGGGAAGCAAAAGAGGAAAGGTGCTATTGAGCCCTACATTTTCTCCTCCCACTTGTTCCGCATTGTCTCCTCtcttccctgccttccccactCCGTATGGTGTGGCTCTGACTGGTGCCTCTCTCCGAACACCGGCGTAACAAcgccttcctcttcctcccttgcAAGAGGACTGCACAGAAGGGGCTGTGTCAAGGGTGTGCCTTTGGGTTGTCCGTGGAGGTGCTAGCTGTGGGGAAGCGGGCTCGTTTCACCCTCCCCAGCTCGATTTGGGAGGACAGCTGAGCTGCCTGGGCGTAGGAGGCTGCTCTGCAAGCTGCCCCCTCCTTTCTCACCCCCCGCACGCTCAGACAGCGTTAAAACACAGGCGGCTGACGATGCCTGGGGAGTGGGTGAGAACTCTCCGTACAGCTTGAATGGCTCCCTGTCAGTTCTCGGGGGTGTCGCAAGTGCTGTGTACTTGCAGCATCTTGTTTGGAGgctggcaggggaaggaggctCCATGTGAGATATCACTTGGTCATCAGAAACCTAACGTCTTTTTGGACTTGCATTTTTAGCCCGTTTCATCTTTTAAAGCTGTCAGTGTTGGAGGATGAACGTAATTGGATGTTACGTATGTGGCTTATTTATATAAATCTGTggaactgtgttttttttacaataaaaatgtaCTAAATTGTCCTTTCCTGTGTTTGCTCTGAAGTGAAAATTCCAACACGGAAGACAAAATAGCTCAGGAGACATGGAAGTAAAGCAAGCAGCGGTGTAGCTGAGGCAAAGGCCGGCAGCAGGTCTCTCACCCTGGTGACTCCTAGGTACCAGAGAAGCACTCTCACCCTCCCCATTGAATTCCTTCCAAGCCACGGTGCTGAGGAAGGGTGCCAGGTCTGCGGTGCTGCTGACCCAAGTCCTCTGAGTAGCAGCAAGAGGAGCGTACCCGTGTCCTCTGCCCAGCCAGGGTGCCCCTACTCTGACCTTTGGGGTCTGGCATTTGTGGCTGCTTTGGGCTTTTGGACGTTCCTCCAAGGCCAACAGCGGTACCGGTGGCTGCTCGTGTTTTATGAGAGGCTGTAGCCCAGCCCCTACTTGAATTCTGGAAGACCTTTCTGCATGAGTGCCTGCAGTGGGTCAAACTGGTGGAGGATTTTGCAGTTCCCTTAGTTCCTTCTCTCAAACTCATTTTTATCATCGGTGCGATGATGAAGATGTCCGTCTGCCATCTCAGCATGTGAGAAGCTCTGTGATAAGGCAGGAATTGAAGTAATATAGAGACTCCTAGAAATGACTTCAAATTTACACCATCAGTGCTGGCCGGGCCCCACATCCTCGCACGTAACTCTTTACTGACCAAGTGGAAAAGTGGAAGGGGCTTGCAAGGTAGGGAGAGCAGGTGACTGGCACCGTGATATCTGCTTGGTACAGCAGAGCACGGTGCCAGGATTGTCGAGCAGTCTGGAAGACTCCAAATCCTTTGAGCTTCCTCTTGGTGTGGTTACTCCGTCTCGCTCCAGCTGGctgcatttaaatgaaaatagcaCTGTTGACTGGCActtcctgcagctggcaggTGGAAAAGCTGGTTTTCTGTTCCAAGGCTTCCCACCTCCCCTGCCTTTTCTATCTGTAGATCCAGAGGGAAAGGTAAAGCCGGCTCTTTGGAACGCCCTTTGCTGGAGCAGGATGATACCCTCAGCCGTATGTAGTCTCTTCAGTCGTGCTTCTTTCGCGCTAATGAATAATTAACTGCTGTGTGCTTGTGCATGGACAGGCTGGTCATGGGCATCTCTGCAGGGTCGTGCTGACCTGCAGGGATTGAGGGAGCCGCTTACCTCAGCGTGCAATCGTTTGGCCTCGCCGCCTCCCGTTATCTGGGTGGCCCCCGGCTGACCACAGCTAATGTCTCCGTGACCTGCAACGAGTGAACGTTGACCAGTCCCCGGCCTCCTCGAAGCACGAGCACGCGAACAAGTGGAGGTGAGCTAGGTGTGAACTCGCAGCGAGGCAGCTCCTGCGCTGCAGCTCCCCCGAGGTAAGCGCGAGGTGGCTCGCAGGAGGCCGGcaggttatttttgtttccGAGGGTAAGAGCTTGCCTATGGAAAGTGACCACAAAGAAGCCAACCCCCTTTAGCCGGTCTGAATGGCTGTTGTATGCAAAAGCATAAAATTCAGCTGTGTGTGTCAAGGCCCCAAGCAAGTATTCAGTAGGATCAGTTTTCCTGCCCGTCGCAAGTTGGATCATGCTGTGCTGGCTCCTGTGCCTTATAAAAAAGAGACTTTCACCCTCCTTTTGCTGCAGAACTGACACTTTTGGGCATGCCTGTAATTCACAGGGGAGTAAAGTTCACGGATCGGGGACAGCCCCTTGTTGTCCCATGTTTTCCCTCTGCCGCTGATGCTTGGGAGCCTGCAGGGCCTATATGCTTTCGATTATAAAACTGCAATCTCTCACTGGAGgtttttaccttaaaaaaaacttcaacGGAAAGCCGGGGAGGTTGGGACCAGATATCTCGGTATTGTTCTCCTCTCCCTATCATTTCTTGTCGCCATTCAAAAGCCTGAAGGCTGAGTCAGATGGAAAATGGATGAAAAACTCAGGGTGATGCATCAGTGCCAGCCAGAACGACCCTTTCTATCCGGCCGTCCCGGAAAGCCGCAGTGTGGCTGTGCTCCGTGACTTCATCCCTCCCCGCCGAGGGGAGACGGGCAACGTCGTTGTCGGCTTGTGGGGAGTCTGCGCTCTGAGCCAGCAGAGGAGACGTCCTTGGGTGTGCGGCTCCTCCTCCACCCCGCAGGTGACTCGAGCCCGCTGTGAAGGGGTAAAGGAGCTGGAAAAAACATGGAGGGAAGAGGTGCAAATTCAATCGCTTCTCCGCGACGATGTCATGGCAACACGGTACACTGCCGGGCTGCCAGGCAGTCAGGGCAGGCTTTGAAGCTCCCCAGCTCTTCCCCGTTGCTGCAGGCTCGCGTTTGACTCTCTGAAAAAATCTTTTGGTTAATATTTAATGCCGGCATTGAAGCGCCAAGGGTGGCGAGCGCCCCACCTATTCccccttcctctgctttccaaTTTGGGGCTAAATtagggctggggaggagggggggattTGTGGACTCCCCTAGCATGGGGATGGGCTCCTGGTCAGAAGGACACCTCCAACCCATAGCGGGGAGAGAAGGCCGGGGGCTCTCGGGGCTGGCTCTAGGACATAGGAGGGATGTTTTTGTCCCCCTGTCATCCTACGAGCCCGgtttggagctgctgctggggcactggaaggactgggggggggggggtctccctctccctttgctCTCCCAGGGTTGGCTCTGGGATAAAAGAACCCGTGGCCCTGCTCCCAGAGCCGAGCCCAGCTTCTTTGCTGCGAGCGGTTAGCacatgtttttgctttctttttttcttgtggtaaGCAATGACCTAACGATCCTGTGTTCCAGCCACAGCCCCTCCTCGGCGCCTTCTTTCCAAAACGCGCATCCAGACCGGATCCAGAAAGCTTCCTGGTGCAAGACGCCGCGTTCCCTTCCCCGAGCGAGCCATCTGCTCCCCTCCGCCCGGCTCCTTCTGCGCGCCTCGGAGCTCGCCAGCCCCGCggggagcagctctcctccccTGCGCGCCCCGGCTCCCCTCGGCCATGCTGTTATCGCGCGGCGGCGAGGGGAAGGAAACGCGGGGCTGGCTGAATCTGGGGCGGCTGACGGTGTCAGCCGGAGGCGGTTTCCAAGCAACTGTCGCGCCGCGGGACGCAGCGAGCCAGGGACACCGCGTTCCCAATGCCCGCGTGGGCCGGACGGGGCCGGTGCGGAGAGGGCAGCGCGAGCGAGAGGGTAGCGCAGGGCTGTGGCACAGGAGGGGGGCTCCAGCCcggctccctgcctgctccagaGGCACTCAGCGCAGCCCTGCCCTTGTACCTCTCCTGCCAAGCCCTTCCTTACACCGCCGCCCCAATTTTTCAGCGATGCTGCTACTCAAATCCTGTTTATTTTGCCCAGCTGGAGTGGTTTTTTGAAAGGCGGTTGCATGCAAACATCCTTGGATAGATGGGGAGGGGGTAAAGTTGCCCAGCCTGAGCAGTGGGAGCAAAACTGATTTATGAGCCTGGACATAAATATAGTAGGAACCTAGCAgatgggatggagatggggCAGAGGTGTGTGAAAAAGGGGTAAAAACAAGGTTAGCTGGGCAGGTAGAAGCCCGGAGGGGTGGGATGGTGCAGGCGACCTGTTTTTTTGCCCGTGTGTGATTTATCTGTGGCCATCTCTGTCCCCGAGCCACCTGCAGCTATCGATTTGGAACTTGCCCCGTTCACGCTAACCTTGGCACCGGCAGCTCGTCCCTTATCAGCGCCGATAAACCCCGCTGCAGCCTCCTAGCCCTCAGCCTGTCCCGCCGGCGGTGTCACCCCACCGGGGTCTTCCCGTGACTTTGCGCCGGCTGCTTTTTGCTGCGATGCTCTAGACGCAGGACTCTAGATCTCTAATTTCTGCTCGGAGGCGAGACGGGGCCGTGGATGCTCTGACTCCCTGCTCACCCCGCGTGGGTGCCCAGGCGCGGCAGGATGCGGCGCCGGCTGCAGACGCTCGTccaaaggaaatttaaaattgtcctcctcctgctcctgctcttggccctcctgctgcacctggCGATGGATTTAGCTCTCCCCACGGCTCGCAGGCGCTGGAGCTGTGATGGGAAAGCACCAAAAGCCTCGGGCGCCATGTCGGGCAGCCCCTTGCTGGCTGGCCCCAAAAAGCTGAGCCTGCGGATCCTCCAGGACTTCAGTGGCAGCAATGGCTCCTTGGAGAAAAGCTCCCACCCGCAGGGAGTGGGGCCACGAGCGAAGGA comes from Anser cygnoides isolate HZ-2024a breed goose chromosome 1, Taihu_goose_T2T_genome, whole genome shotgun sequence and encodes:
- the DNAL4 gene encoding dynein axonemal light chain 4 encodes the protein MADTGEGKKEEADYKRLHSFPLIRHTDMPEEMRVEAMELCVTACEKYATNNESAAKMIKEMMDKKFGSSWHVVIGEGFGFEITHEVKNLLYMFFGGSLAVCVWKCS